The nucleotide sequence CTCATGAGTGAGCTTTTGCCGCAGCGGTTCTTCTTCGACGCAGTCCTCGAAAAGGAAGGCATCGCGGCAGGTGCTCAACCAATGCAGACTCGCGGCTAATGTCACCGGGCTGGTGTAACAATGGTTGCACGGCCGCGCGCCGATTTCCGCGATGCGTTGCCGCAGGTAGACCGCGTCCGTGAAGCCGTTGCGCGCGAGATCGATTTGATAAATGTCGAGCGCTCGATTTTCGAGCAGAGGTCGAAAGGAATCGCGGCCGCACTCTTCCTCGCCCGCCGCGATCGGCACCGGCGAACGATCACGCAGCCAGCGATAACCTTCCACATTGTCGGGCCGCAGCGGCTCCTCCAACCAACCGATGTTGTAGTCGGAAAACATGTGTGCGCGCTGCAAGGCGGTGCGTTCGTCCCATACACAACCCGCGTCGATTAGCAGAATGGCATCGTCGCCCAAACCGGCGCGAGCGCCCGCCACCAACTCGCGATCCTTCGCTTCCGACTCGCCCATCGGTTCCCAACCAAATTTCACCGCCGTGTAACCGGCGTCGATTTGTTTGCGGCCGATGTCACCCGTGGCGGCTCCGTCCGCTCCGAACAGAATCGAGGCGTAGGCCCGAAAGCGATCGTGACGTTTACCGCCGAGCAGGCGGTGAATCGGCTGCTGCAGCAACTTGCCCAGCAGATCCCACAACGCCATGTCGATCGCCGCCATCGCGGTAATGGTGACGCCACTACGACCGTAGTAGAGCGTCGACTGATACATCTTCTCCCACAGGCGATCGATTTCCATTGGATTCTCCCCGATCAGCACTTGGCGCAGGCCACAGGCGATGTTGTGCGAGAACGGCGCGTCGATCACCGCCTTCACCACTTCGGGCGAGGAATCGGCTTCACCGAAGCCCTCCGTGCCGTCCTCGGTGCGAATACGGACCAGCAGCGAATCCTGGCAGCTGGCGGTCTTCCCGATGACGGAAGGGTTACGTAATATCTGGCAGATAACTTGGGCGATTTTCATGGTGGGAGAATAAAAACGCGGGCGTCAGCGGACACGTTGCAACTCGGCGTAGGCGACGCTCTCCGCGTAACGGCCGGTTTTGAGAAAGATGCGCAATGAGTCGGTCGCCGCCGGCAGATCGACGGCCTCAAACTCCAGGCTCTTGACTCCCGCGCGGAATGGCTTGGTCCACGCTTGTCCGGCAAATTTGATGGTGGCGACGCCATCGGCATCCTTGGCCTCAAAATCCAGTTTTACGCGGTAGGTGCCCGGCTCGGGCGTGCGCACGTCCCAATGCCCGCCGTTGACCGTATGCATGTCGCCCCAGTCGGATCCTTCCGTGGCGAGGCGCCAGCTGCGGTTGTCAAAACGCGACAAGACCGTGGTCGGCTGCGCGGGCGTGCCGAGCAAGGTGAGCGCCTGATGCGAGTAGTCGCGCTGACCGGTGACATCGTCGAACCAGGCTTCGTAATCTTCCAGCAACCGGTCGACGATCTCGGGGTGTTGCGCGGCGATGTTGTTGATTTCACTCGGGTCCTCCTGCAGGTCGTAGAGCTCAAGTGAGTTCAACATCGCCTTGATGCGACGCTCGGACGGCGGGTCGTAAACGACGTGAGGATTGTCATCCGGCGAGATCAACTTGTAGCGATCGGTGCGCACCGCGAAATGCACGTAGCGAAACGGCTCTGGTCCGGCGTGCAGTTGATAAAACAAACGGCGATCCGGCCACGCATCGGTCTCTCCACGCAGCAGTGGCAGCATGGAAATACCGTCAATCGCCCGGTCCGTCGGCAGCGGGAATCCGCACGCTTCGGCCAACGTCGGCATGACGTCGATATGGCCGGTCAGCGTTTCGAGCTTGCGGCCCGCGGCAAACTTGCCCGGCCACCGAATCAGAAACGGCACGCGGATGCCGTTTTCATAAACACTGGTCTTCGTGCCGCGCAGGCCGCCGACGTAGCGGTCGGGATATTTGTCATTCTTGGTCCGGCGCGTGCGGGGTCCGTTGTCGGAAAGGAAAATCACGATCGTATCCTCCTCCAAATCAAGTTCCTCCAACGTGTCCATGATACGCCCGACATTGCGATCCACGGATGCGATCATGCCGTAGGTCAGCGCATTGTGTTCGTGTAGTCCCATTTTCCGATACGGATCGGCGAGTTCATCCGGCACGACCAAAGGGAAGTGCGGCAAGGGTGTGGAGTAGTAGGCCAAAAACGGCTGGTCCGCATTCTCGCGAATAAAGTCGATGGTCGCCTCCGCGAACACGTCGTCGCAGTAACCTTCCGTGCGTTCAGACACGCCATTGTGCTCCAGCACGGGATCGTAATAGGTGTTACCCGCCGGGCCGGCGGGTTGGCCGATGCCGCCGCCTTTGTGCACCAGCACCTCCTGAAAGCCCTGGTCATTGGGACGCAGCGGGTAATTGGGGCCCAAGTGCCATTTGCCAAAAATGCCGGTGGCGTAACCCGCGTCGCGCATCAGCTCGGCCAACGTGATTTCGTCGGCGTGCATCATGAAGTTGCCGCCCAACACTTCGGTCACGCCCGTGCGATAACAATGCCGTCCCGTCAGCAACCCCGCCCGCGTCGGCGCGCAACTCGGGTAGGTGGTGAACTGGTCCAAACTCGTGCTTTGCCTGGCCAATCGATCGAGGTTGGGCGTGCGCAACGAAGGATTGCCGTTGTAGCCGACGTCGCCCCAGCCCTGATCGTCGGTGAGGATCAACACCACATTGGGGGATCTGCCTTCGGTCGCCGCGCTCGCCGCGACGAGCAAAGCAAAATAAGCGAGGACGATCAGGAAGGGGAACCGTCGCGAAGCAGGGGAAAACATCATGACAAAAAGTGGATAACACGGACGACGACATTCGTCCTCGTCGCCATATTACCCAGCGTCGGTCCCGCCCGCTAGGCCTCCCATCTCGGGAGGTGGCACTTTCGTATCAGTCGCCCAAAGAAGCGCATCTCGCCCCTCAGTAACTCCAGGCTTCGTCGAAATGCCCCACCGCCACCGGAGCGGACTGGCCCAAATGTCGCACGGCCCAATCCCCCAGCCGCGCATAGTTCAAGTAGGCCACCGACGATGACGCGGCTTCGCCAAACGTGTGACCGCTGTTCAATACCACGTAGCGATCAGCTCCTCCGGCCAACGGGTTGGGATGAATCAATACCGGCAGATGTTCGTCGGCGGCGTAGCGTTGATCATTCATCGCAACCGTTTCCCGCGTCCACCCCAAAGGGAGAGCCGCCACCATGCTCGCCAGCACCGCGTTGCTGCCGGGGTCGCCGAAAAGAATCAAATTTTTGGTGCGAATATCCTCCGCCGTCACATCCCGGTCATCTTTCACCGGAACCTCCCCCACCCAGTAACGACTCCATTGATACGCGAAACGTTGCAATTCGGCTTCAGCCGCCGCCGCCACGGCCGGATGCCACGGCGTGCCGGTGCCGCGCACGGCCAGAAATGGAGTGGTGAACGCATCATCGATCGGGCCCTGTAGCCCGGGTCGTTTACGCCAGGCGCCCGCCTCCGCCGGAGGTAACTCCGCCACTTGCGCCCACCCTTTTGATGTGCGCTGCAAAACCCAGCCGTGGTCCGGATGCAGAAGGTTGCGATCCAGCTCGATGGTTCGCCCCGGCAGCACCACCCGCGGCTGCCGCGAGTCCAGGCGGTCGGCCGCCAAAGCGAATGCAGTGATATTTTGCAGGCGCGAGATGGTAACTTCGTTCGGCGCGGTCGCGCGGGCCACGATCTCAGACCGCGCATCGTGTTGATTCAGCCCGAGCAACTTCACCCAATAGGCGCGATTGTAACGCAGGGAGTAGGTCACAAAACGCACTTCCGGCCGCATCCGATCCGTTCCCTCGCCCGCGAGTTCGTTCATCAATTTCACCTGTTCGCGATGCGTGGTCAACGCCACCCGATGACCCGCGCCGGGCGCCACCAAATTGATCATCTGCAGTTCCTCCTTCGCCATGGCCAATCCCATGAACGCATGGTTGCGCACGCCCGGATCTCTCTCGCCCATGGCCGCGACCACCGGTATCAACCCGGCGTTGGCGGCGTAACTCACCGCATCCATGGTGGGCAGCACCCGTTCCTCGTGGTCCGGCAACGCGCCCACCCGGATCAGGCGGGCATTGCCCTCCCCTTCCGCAAAGAAGCGTGTATCCACATAACCCATATACGGCCCCAGCGCCGCGAATCGATCCGGGTTTTTAAGTCCCACGTGCCACGTGCCCGAGGCACCCATGGAAAAGCCGCGCAACATGACCCGGTCACGGTCGATGTTATATTCCCGACTTACCGCTTCGATTGCCTCAAAAATGTCGGCTTCCCCCGCAAAGCGGTAGCCGTTGGTCACGCGCCCCAACGGGTAGACTTCAATGTAATCCGCGTCGGGCGCCCGCCACCCCATGCCAAATCGGCGAAACCAATTACTGAATCCCAGCTGCGCCGCGCCTCCGGTCGAGGGAATGCTGCCGTGCAGCACCACGTCCAAACGGACCGGACGCTTGCCGTCGTAATTCTCCGGCACCACCACCCCGTAAATCTGCGCGGACCCGTCGATGGCCGAACGGTGCCCGCGCAAAATACGACCGGTGTCCTGCCGCCATGGAGCCTTGCCCTCCCCCAACGCCGTCGCTCGCTCACGACCGGTCGCCAACGCCTCCGTCACCAATGCAACTTGGGACGCGGACAGACTGGATTCAAAACGCAACGCCCACAGCGCCTGGTTGAGGTAGATCTCCGCATCCGCTGTGTCGACGGCCGGGAGGCGCTCGCGCAGTTGTGTCAGTTCCTCGCGCAAGGCCCGCGATTCCTGTTCGATTGTTTGGCGATCCGGCGCGCCGATCCCGGCCGGCCACTGCTCCGGCAACGCGCCGTCATCTCGCGTGTAGTCAAAACCCAGCGGCATGCCCGACCCATTCCAGTGGGCGTTGAAGAAATTGATGGAGCGTTGCACCAGCTCGCGCGGATCCTTCGCAAAGTCGGCACTGTCCGTCTCGATCGCCATCGTCCCCGACCATCCCGTTTCCCGAATCGCTTTGAACACCCCGGCAAAATTGACGTCGCCCTCCCCGGGCAGCTGGTCGACCCACGTATTTTTCCCCTCGGCCCCGACTTGCACGGTTTTGTCCTTGAAATGCAGGTCGACCACGCGGTCCCCGTAGGAGCGGAAAATCTCAGCCGCGTCGAACCCGGCCGCCGTGACCCAGCCGATGTCGAGGCACACGTAAAGATCCGGGTATTGATCCAACAGCGCGTGCACCGTCGCAGGATCGCCGTAGGGCGTTTCGAGCCAGTGGTTGTGCACCGCCAACTTCAGGTCCTGGCGTTTGGCCGTCGCCAGGAGCTCGGACCACTTCGATTGATCGCGCGGCTCGACCACCAGAAATTTCATCCCGCCCAACTTGGCCAACGCGAACATCTGCCGATCCTCATCCTCGTTGCGGCCCATGGCCGAATACATCGTGTAAGGTTCAATGCCCGCCGCCCGCATCACTTTGAACTTGGACGCGTTGACGTTGCTTGGGGCCGCCGGGTCAATATGAGCGCGATAAAGCGCGACCCGCGTAATCCCCTGCTCCGCCGCAAAGGCCACCATGTCGTCAAAAGGCATCTCGCGACAGGTCCAACTTTGCAGGCCCAGTTCCGGCCGAGCCAACGCAGGCGCGACCAATAGCAAGCTCATCGACAGCCAACGCGATAGCCGACGTCCCCGCGAGCAACGTGAAGCGGAGGCGCTCATGATTGGGGCACCTTGATCCAACGTGAACCCCGCGACGCACTTTTAACGACCGCGTCGATGAAAACCATGCCCGCCACTCCGTCCGTGATCGTCGGGAAATCCGGGTTGCGGGGCACGCGACGACCGGACACCTCCGCGCGCACCGCCCGGAAGACTTCCTGGTAAATATTGGCAAAGGCCTCGAGGTAACCTTCGGGATGCCCAAATG is from Synoicihabitans lomoniglobus and encodes:
- a CDS encoding mandelate racemase/muconate lactonizing enzyme family protein; the encoded protein is MKIAQVICQILRNPSVIGKTASCQDSLLVRIRTEDGTEGFGEADSSPEVVKAVIDAPFSHNIACGLRQVLIGENPMEIDRLWEKMYQSTLYYGRSGVTITAMAAIDMALWDLLGKLLQQPIHRLLGGKRHDRFRAYASILFGADGAATGDIGRKQIDAGYTAVKFGWEPMGESEAKDRELVAGARAGLGDDAILLIDAGCVWDERTALQRAHMFSDYNIGWLEEPLRPDNVEGYRWLRDRSPVPIAAGEEECGRDSFRPLLENRALDIYQIDLARNGFTDAVYLRQRIAEIGARPCNHCYTSPVTLAASLHWLSTCRDAFLFEDCVEEEPLRQKLTHERVQATDGFITVPDGPGLGVTLNEAFISSVLVDQSE
- a CDS encoding arylsulfatase, with translation MMFSPASRRFPFLIVLAYFALLVAASAATEGRSPNVVLILTDDQGWGDVGYNGNPSLRTPNLDRLARQSTSLDQFTTYPSCAPTRAGLLTGRHCYRTGVTEVLGGNFMMHADEITLAELMRDAGYATGIFGKWHLGPNYPLRPNDQGFQEVLVHKGGGIGQPAGPAGNTYYDPVLEHNGVSERTEGYCDDVFAEATIDFIRENADQPFLAYYSTPLPHFPLVVPDELADPYRKMGLHEHNALTYGMIASVDRNVGRIMDTLEELDLEEDTIVIFLSDNGPRTRRTKNDKYPDRYVGGLRGTKTSVYENGIRVPFLIRWPGKFAAGRKLETLTGHIDVMPTLAEACGFPLPTDRAIDGISMLPLLRGETDAWPDRRLFYQLHAGPEPFRYVHFAVRTDRYKLISPDDNPHVVYDPPSERRIKAMLNSLELYDLQEDPSEINNIAAQHPEIVDRLLEDYEAWFDDVTGQRDYSHQALTLLGTPAQPTTVLSRFDNRSWRLATEGSDWGDMHTVNGGHWDVRTPEPGTYRVKLDFEAKDADGVATIKFAGQAWTKPFRAGVKSLEFEAVDLPAATDSLRIFLKTGRYAESVAYAELQRVR
- a CDS encoding TIM barrel protein, with the protein product MSASASRCSRGRRLSRWLSMSLLLVAPALARPELGLQSWTCREMPFDDMVAFAAEQGITRVALYRAHIDPAAPSNVNASKFKVMRAAGIEPYTMYSAMGRNEDEDRQMFALAKLGGMKFLVVEPRDQSKWSELLATAKRQDLKLAVHNHWLETPYGDPATVHALLDQYPDLYVCLDIGWVTAAGFDAAEIFRSYGDRVVDLHFKDKTVQVGAEGKNTWVDQLPGEGDVNFAGVFKAIRETGWSGTMAIETDSADFAKDPRELVQRSINFFNAHWNGSGMPLGFDYTRDDGALPEQWPAGIGAPDRQTIEQESRALREELTQLRERLPAVDTADAEIYLNQALWALRFESSLSASQVALVTEALATGRERATALGEGKAPWRQDTGRILRGHRSAIDGSAQIYGVVVPENYDGKRPVRLDVVLHGSIPSTGGAAQLGFSNWFRRFGMGWRAPDADYIEVYPLGRVTNGYRFAGEADIFEAIEAVSREYNIDRDRVMLRGFSMGASGTWHVGLKNPDRFAALGPYMGYVDTRFFAEGEGNARLIRVGALPDHEERVLPTMDAVSYAANAGLIPVVAAMGERDPGVRNHAFMGLAMAKEELQMINLVAPGAGHRVALTTHREQVKLMNELAGEGTDRMRPEVRFVTYSLRYNRAYWVKLLGLNQHDARSEIVARATAPNEVTISRLQNITAFALAADRLDSRQPRVVLPGRTIELDRNLLHPDHGWVLQRTSKGWAQVAELPPAEAGAWRKRPGLQGPIDDAFTTPFLAVRGTGTPWHPAVAAAAEAELQRFAYQWSRYWVGEVPVKDDRDVTAEDIRTKNLILFGDPGSNAVLASMVAALPLGWTRETVAMNDQRYAADEHLPVLIHPNPLAGGADRYVVLNSGHTFGEAASSSVAYLNYARLGDWAVRHLGQSAPVAVGHFDEAWSY